Genomic window (Ferrovibrio sp. MS7):
TCCACCGTGCCGCCCTGCCCGGCCAAGTTCCGTTTCGCCGTGCCTGACAAACCGCAATTCTTTGGCGATGCCGAGGCCGAAAAGCTGTTCCATGCCGCCGTGGCGCGCTTTGAGACCATGGGCGGCGAGAAGCAGGTGATTGACTACGCGCCCTTCGCCGAAGCACAGGCGATGCTCTATTCGCCGCCTGGCGCTGCCGAACGGGTGACGGCGTTGCATGATTTCTTCCGCGATCATGCGGATGCTTTCCATCCGGTGACGCGCGGCATCCTGGAGAGTGGCCAATCCGCCAGCGCGGTCGATCTCTACCGCATGCAGCAGCGGCTGCGAGCCTTGAAGCAGCAGATCGACCCGATCTGGGGCGAGGTTGATTTCATGCTGGTGCCGACCAGCGGCACGATCTACCGCGTCGCCGAAATCCTGGCCGAGCCGCTGAAGCTCAACGCCAATCTCGGCTACTACACGAATTTCGTGAATTACTTCGATCTCAGCGCCCTTGCCGTGCCGAATGCGATGCGCGCCGATGGCCTGCCGAGTGGCGTGACGCTGATCGCCCCGGCCTTCTTCGAGGCCAAACTCGCCGGCTTCGGCGCCGCCTTCCATGCCAAGGCCAAGCTGCCGCTCGGCGCCACCGGCCATGCCCTGCCGGAAACGGCGGCAACGGCAGCACCGCCCTCGCCCAGCATCCGCATCGCGGTGTTCGGCGCCCATATGCAGGGCCAGCCGCTGAACCACGAAATCCTTGGCCTTGGCGGCCGCTATGTCGCCGAGATCAAGACCGCGCCGATCTACAAGCTCTACCGCATCGATGCCGGCGGCCCGCCGCGCCCCGGCGTGCTGCGCGTGGCAGAAAGCGGCGTGGCATTGGCCGGCGAAATCTGGGATCTGCCCACGGCGGGTTTCGGCGCCTTTGTCGCCGGCATCCCGGCACCACTCGGCATCGGCACGGTGACACTGGCTGATGGCACCACGGTGAAAGGCTTCCTCTGCGAGGCGGCAGCGACGGTAGGCGCGGAAGACATTTCGCGCTTCGCCGACTGGCGCGCCTACCGCGCCTGGCTGGCGAAATAGCCGACGAGGCGGATCAGGCTTCGCTGTCTTCCATCTGCTGCTGGCGGCGGCCCTCGATCAAGGTCGCTGACGCCACGCTGACCTTGCTGACATGCTCGCGCATGCTGTTTTCCGCCGCCTGGGCATCGCCGCGCAGCACGGCCTCGACGATGCGGTCATGCTCGGCGAAGGAATTGCCCAAACGCCCCAGCACACGGAACTGGCTGCGGCGGAAGGGTTGCACCCGGCGGCGCACCGACAGCGTGGTCTCCTCCAGGAAGCGGTTATGGGCGCCGCGATAGAGCGCGGAGTGGAACGCCAGATTGGCGGCGTCGTAATCCTCCATGCGGCCTTCCCGCACATGTTCCAGCGAGCGGCGATGCATCGCCTCGAAATCGCGCCGCTCGGCGGCGTCCATGCGCAAAGCGGCAAGCCGGGCACAGAGCGCCTCGAGTTCTGACATCACCTCGAACATCTCGGCGATGCGCTGCTGTTCCGGGAAGGCGACGATAACGCCGCGATGCGGCCGGTATTCGGCAAGGCCAACGGCGGCAAGCTGGCGCAGGGCCTCGCGCACCGGCGTGCGCGACATGCCATAGCGGTCGGCAAGGTCATGCTCATCCAGCCGGCTGCCCGGCGGCAATTCACCGGCCATGATCGCATCGGCAAGGCGGCGACGCAGATCGTCGGCCAGGGTCGGTCGGCCGCTGGATCGGCGCGGCGCGTCGTCGATCGAGAGGTCGAGCAGGATCTTGCGGGTCTCGGTGGTCACGGTCATGCACTTCTGTCCACGGACGATCAGCGACCGTCCTCATCACAATAAACCGAAATCCTCTAGCGAATACCGTGCCAACTTCTTGGGCAGAGCCACAGGAGTCGTCGGATTGACATAATCGTGCTACCACAGCGGCCATGGCTGACCTTGATCCCATCGCCCTGGTGCTGCACCAGGATTCCTGCCTGCTGGTGCTGAACAAGCCCGCCGGGCTGGCGGTGCATGCCGGCCCTAAAACCCCGGAAAGCCTGGAAAACCATCTCGAAGCGCTGCGTTTCGGCAACCGCTTCCTGCCGCAACCAGCGCATCGCCTGGACCGCGATACCAGTGGCTGCCTGCTGCTCGGGCGGCATGAAAAGGCGATGCGGCGCCTGGGCCAGCTTTTCGCCGAGCATCGTGTGGTGAAAACCTACTGGGCCATCGTGCAGGGCAAGCCGGCGGAACCGCGCGGCCGCATCGATCTCGCGCTGCTGAAAATCAACACGCGGCAAGGCTGGCATATGGAACCCAATTCCGCCGGCCAGCCGGCGCGCACCGATTACGAACTTTTGGGCAGCAACGGCAGCCTGAGCTGGATCGCCTTCCGGCCGCATACCGGACGTACGCACCAGATCCGCGTGCATGCGGCATCACTCGGCTGCCCACTGCTTGGCGACGCGCAATACGGCGTGAACGGCGCGATGCCGATGCAATTGCATGCGCGCAAGCTGGCGATCCCGTATCATGTCGAGAAAGCCGCGGTGCAGGTGGAAGCACCGCCGCCGGATCACATGATTGAGAATCTGCGCCTGCTGGGTTTCGCTTAAAGCATCTGCCCGCCATCGACCACGATGGTCTGGCCAGTGACCCAGCTCGCCAGGTCGGAAGCCAGAAACAGCACGGTATTAGCCACTTCCTCCGGCTTGCCCATGCGGCCGAAGGGAATGCTGCCGAGCGTGGCGTCGTATAGCGGGCGGTTATGCTGGCGGGCCTGATCCCACACGCCGCCGACGAATTCGATCGAACCCGGCGCGACGCAATTGACGCGGATATTCTTCGCCGCCAGGGCCGCTGCCTGGGTCTGGGTATACTGGATCAGCGCTGCCTTTACCGCGCCATAGGGCGGCGTGCGCGTGCTCGGCCCCAGGCCGGAAATCGAGGAGATATGCACGATGCTGCCGCCGCCGGCATTCTGCAGATACGGCAACGCGGCGCGGCAGGCACGCACAGTCGCCAGCAGGTCGACATTGATCGAGGCGGCCCAGCCATCCTCGTCGTCGCTGCGGCCGAAGCCCGAGGCGTTATTGATCAGGATGTCGATGCCGCCCAATGCCGTGGCCGCCGCCTCAATGTATCCGGCGACGGCCTTGCCATCGGCTAGATCGCAAGCCGCGCCATGGGCCTTGGCGCCAAGTTCGGCCACCGCCTTGGCGACGCCCTCGGCGCCCCGGGCGCAGATCGAAACCGCCGCGCCGCCGGCCGCGAAGCCAAGCGCGATAGAGCGGCCGATACCCCGGCTGCCGCCCGCCACCACC
Coding sequences:
- the atzF gene encoding allophanate hydrolase translates to MTLPSLSIATLQAAYAAGETSPSKLVAAIAEAIAARGQDAVWLSLTPPEALLKRAAALEAAGPAGKPLYGIPFAVKDNIDVAGLPTTAACPAFAYTPSQSATAVAKLEAAGAIVIGKTNLDQFATGLVGVRSPYGVAVNPFNKEYVPGGSSSGSAVAVSAGLVSFSLGTDTAGSGRVPAGFNNIVGLKPSIGLISSSGMLPACRSLDCISVFALTVADAMAVLEAARGLDAADAYSRSAPAGFRSTVPPCPAKFRFAVPDKPQFFGDAEAEKLFHAAVARFETMGGEKQVIDYAPFAEAQAMLYSPPGAAERVTALHDFFRDHADAFHPVTRGILESGQSASAVDLYRMQQRLRALKQQIDPIWGEVDFMLVPTSGTIYRVAEILAEPLKLNANLGYYTNFVNYFDLSALAVPNAMRADGLPSGVTLIAPAFFEAKLAGFGAAFHAKAKLPLGATGHALPETAATAAPPSPSIRIAVFGAHMQGQPLNHEILGLGGRYVAEIKTAPIYKLYRIDAGGPPRPGVLRVAESGVALAGEIWDLPTAGFGAFVAGIPAPLGIGTVTLADGTTVKGFLCEAAATVGAEDISRFADWRAYRAWLAK
- a CDS encoding GntR family transcriptional regulator; translation: MTVTTETRKILLDLSIDDAPRRSSGRPTLADDLRRRLADAIMAGELPPGSRLDEHDLADRYGMSRTPVREALRQLAAVGLAEYRPHRGVIVAFPEQQRIAEMFEVMSELEALCARLAALRMDAAERRDFEAMHRRSLEHVREGRMEDYDAANLAFHSALYRGAHNRFLEETTLSVRRRVQPFRRSQFRVLGRLGNSFAEHDRIVEAVLRGDAQAAENSMREHVSKVSVASATLIEGRRQQQMEDSEA
- a CDS encoding RluA family pseudouridine synthase; this translates as MADLDPIALVLHQDSCLLVLNKPAGLAVHAGPKTPESLENHLEALRFGNRFLPQPAHRLDRDTSGCLLLGRHEKAMRRLGQLFAEHRVVKTYWAIVQGKPAEPRGRIDLALLKINTRQGWHMEPNSAGQPARTDYELLGSNGSLSWIAFRPHTGRTHQIRVHAASLGCPLLGDAQYGVNGAMPMQLHARKLAIPYHVEKAAVQVEAPPPDHMIENLRLLGFA
- a CDS encoding SDR family NAD(P)-dependent oxidoreductase yields the protein MQEIGMPEVFGGVFKGKRVVVAGGSRGIGRSIALGFAAGGAAVSICARGAEGVAKAVAELGAKAHGAACDLADGKAVAGYIEAAATALGGIDILINNASGFGRSDDEDGWAASINVDLLATVRACRAALPYLQNAGGGSIVHISSISGLGPSTRTPPYGAVKAALIQYTQTQAAALAAKNIRVNCVAPGSIEFVGGVWDQARQHNRPLYDATLGSIPFGRMGKPEEVANTVLFLASDLASWVTGQTIVVDGGQML